In Halobacteriovorax sp. HLS, one DNA window encodes the following:
- a CDS encoding DUF4360 domain-containing protein has product MKLTKNTIILAALFSSTLANARSLEFKEVQLSGTGCKEGTTSTIVSDDGNSLSVLFDELMVQIPQFSADNDNDEISDDNEELTSKYDKSVDRKVCLMNIAAKVPRGFKISNIELSFDYRGASFTDAGTTTSFKTKLVNFQGPSGRHQYPEKLLGTKRFRANEDTDFVLSQTRTLPIESSCSTDGQNVSRFALKNILVAKTIRSSSHFSPEAFLAVDSADMQAKVKFKLDLQRCGDTGDLDDRDDRSGRGDNSRITYQRQRCERLGGRWDHRMDVCFGLRQGRGSSRSRR; this is encoded by the coding sequence ATGAAACTTACAAAGAATACAATAATACTAGCGGCCCTATTTTCAAGCACCCTTGCGAATGCAAGATCTCTTGAATTTAAAGAAGTTCAACTTTCTGGTACAGGCTGTAAGGAAGGAACGACTTCTACAATCGTCTCTGATGATGGTAATAGCCTATCGGTACTCTTTGATGAACTAATGGTACAAATCCCACAGTTTAGCGCAGACAATGATAATGATGAAATTTCTGATGACAATGAGGAGTTAACTAGTAAGTATGATAAGTCAGTAGATAGAAAAGTCTGTCTTATGAATATCGCAGCAAAGGTTCCAAGAGGATTTAAGATCTCAAATATCGAATTGAGTTTTGACTATAGAGGAGCAAGCTTTACAGATGCAGGTACAACAACTTCATTTAAAACTAAACTTGTTAACTTTCAAGGTCCAAGCGGAAGGCATCAATATCCTGAAAAGCTCCTCGGTACAAAGAGGTTTAGAGCAAATGAAGATACAGACTTTGTGCTCTCACAAACAAGAACACTACCTATTGAGTCTAGCTGTTCTACTGACGGGCAGAATGTATCTAGGTTCGCCTTAAAGAATATTCTTGTGGCCAAAACTATTAGATCATCTTCACACTTTTCTCCTGAGGCATTTCTAGCAGTGGATAGCGCGGACATGCAGGCAAAGGTTAAGTTTAAGCTAGACCTACAAAGATGTGGTGATACGGGAGATCTAGATGACCGTGACGATAGATCAGGGCGCGGTGATAATAGTAGAATTACGTATCAAAGACAACGCTGCGAAAGATTAGGCGGACGTTGGGACCATAGAATGGATGTTTGCTTTGGATTACGTCAAGGTAGAGGGAGTTCACGATCTAGACGGTGA
- a CDS encoding DUF4360 domain-containing protein, with translation MKKLMTTIFALSTLAAPAMASGDIQLGEPGYGGTGCPAGTASTVLSPDNKSLSIIFDEFLVEAGGETGKRLDRKSCNIAIPVHVPQGLSVSVIDVDYRGYMMLPRGANARFSAEYFFAGARGPRYNKTFRGEMDDDYMISNTLAVVGQVWSPCGKDVNLRVNSSMTVRTNSRKHEALSTVDSADFNAGIVYKLQWKKCRGEEPQDDFWF, from the coding sequence ATGAAAAAACTTATGACAACGATTTTTGCACTTTCAACATTAGCTGCACCAGCAATGGCATCAGGAGATATCCAACTTGGTGAGCCAGGATATGGAGGGACAGGTTGTCCGGCCGGAACTGCATCAACAGTTTTAAGCCCTGATAATAAATCACTGAGTATCATCTTTGATGAATTTCTCGTAGAAGCTGGGGGAGAGACAGGTAAGAGGCTCGATAGAAAGAGTTGTAATATTGCAATACCTGTTCATGTTCCTCAAGGACTGTCTGTGTCAGTTATTGATGTTGATTACCGTGGATATATGATGCTACCAAGAGGAGCAAATGCTAGATTTAGTGCTGAGTACTTCTTCGCAGGAGCAAGAGGACCTAGATACAATAAGACTTTTAGAGGTGAGATGGATGATGATTACATGATCTCAAACACTTTGGCCGTAGTTGGACAAGTCTGGTCTCCTTGTGGAAAGGATGTAAACCTCAGAGTTAACTCTTCAATGACTGTTAGAACAAATTCTCGAAAGCATGAGGCCCTCTCAACTGTTGATTCGGCCGACTTCAATGCAGGTATTGTTTACAAGCTGCAGTGGAAGAAATGTAGAGGAGAAGAGCCACAAGATGATTTCTGGTTTTAA
- a CDS encoding kelch repeat-containing protein, with protein MKKKNIFIALALLATPVMAKEHIITSSEKLSAELGAGYSSESEVFTGKCVTGQPIYVGKQESNLDFSQSVSQKELSKELGISAGGRARMGAITYTASAKFMKNSKSNAFSISSIYTGNYSFRQRKLKDPQLNEIGKKLMNNPMRFQTTCGDNFSHKQSLGAKIFFSIRIDFTSTTAKQAFEANFSMSGPMASASASLKQAKNSFSKDTKVTVSALQIGGDVSKISDIFASSNAQGSKDFVSCSFGDLVKCEKVLEGAIEYATNTENGFPSQIRPDSDPNSATGPAVLKTYAYPYDQMGEYINFSPALTRAIKKTRQALNTVFESVFSQHHTTYTLINNGTIRLSPRQRNKFVQMETNLYDQFFTLAEGIEQCYDSPLECSDIYEELKFGAESGAKLYPLSEFEVEKEIFAQWCDFAGTPFSKDHTKTTVNKMIAVAKEISADSFAPAGAGLEVDTCYIAGSVLEKQSSLNLSSANISDLRPLSTLKGLTELDISYNEIINLAPLSNLKNLVTLNASGNKIADLNYLSNLINLSRLELADNEIVISSPLSKLDRIDFLDLRNNHIDVECPFSNPGICLIADYRYNNEFVPLSRDHLNLPSRWGHRVSKLKNGDLIVTGGSVGSHGTRIGVLSNYETEFYSHSNLVNQRSHHTATVLDSDEVLITGGWGANMSAEIFNHSTQSVATLPSMNHPRVEHAALKLDNGDVLITGGWKGRNQFWTGRDSQANAELFNAKKMKFESIGSMKVPRAAHTMTKLNDGRILIVGGFKVNSESEGEGLSSIEIYDPNFKKFIKIPSRLRNARGNHTATKLKDGRVLIAGGFSKENSAVATIEIFNPRTLTVELQETLMNEHRANHQAVLLPDGKVFLVGGQTKFAPSRSTSDACDTCSKTAEIYDPYTKLSTKTSSEMNAARAQFSATLSNDNRIIIIGGKGDDARFSASMFEFSKF; from the coding sequence ATGAAAAAGAAAAATATATTTATAGCACTAGCTCTTTTAGCGACTCCAGTAATGGCCAAAGAGCATATCATCACTTCAAGCGAGAAACTATCGGCCGAATTAGGTGCTGGTTACAGTTCTGAGTCAGAAGTATTTACGGGAAAGTGTGTAACAGGACAGCCTATTTACGTTGGTAAACAAGAGTCTAATCTAGATTTCTCTCAGTCAGTAAGTCAAAAAGAGCTTTCTAAAGAACTTGGAATATCTGCTGGTGGACGAGCAAGGATGGGGGCCATCACCTATACGGCCTCTGCAAAGTTTATGAAGAATTCTAAGTCTAATGCCTTTTCGATATCTTCTATCTATACAGGTAATTACTCATTTAGACAGAGAAAGCTTAAAGATCCTCAATTAAATGAAATTGGAAAGAAGCTGATGAATAACCCTATGAGGTTTCAGACAACTTGTGGAGACAACTTCTCACATAAGCAAAGTTTAGGGGCCAAAATATTCTTCAGCATTAGAATAGACTTTACTAGTACCACTGCAAAGCAGGCCTTTGAAGCCAATTTTAGTATGAGTGGCCCTATGGCATCGGCCAGTGCGAGTTTAAAGCAGGCCAAAAATTCATTTTCTAAAGATACAAAAGTAACTGTCTCTGCACTTCAAATTGGTGGAGACGTATCAAAGATATCTGATATTTTTGCATCATCAAATGCTCAAGGATCAAAAGACTTTGTTAGCTGTAGCTTTGGTGATCTTGTAAAGTGTGAAAAAGTCTTAGAGGGTGCAATTGAATATGCCACTAATACTGAAAATGGGTTTCCTTCTCAGATTAGACCAGATTCAGACCCTAATTCGGCCACAGGGCCTGCTGTTCTAAAAACATACGCCTACCCTTATGATCAAATGGGAGAGTATATAAACTTCTCTCCTGCACTTACAAGGGCAATAAAGAAGACTAGACAAGCATTAAATACTGTCTTTGAAAGCGTATTTTCTCAACACCATACAACTTATACTCTAATCAATAATGGAACTATTAGGCTTAGTCCAAGACAGAGAAATAAGTTTGTTCAAATGGAAACTAATCTCTATGATCAATTCTTCACTTTGGCCGAAGGAATCGAGCAATGCTATGACTCTCCTCTTGAGTGTTCTGATATATATGAAGAATTAAAATTTGGTGCTGAAAGTGGAGCAAAACTGTATCCTTTAAGCGAATTTGAAGTAGAAAAAGAGATCTTTGCCCAATGGTGTGACTTCGCAGGGACTCCATTCTCAAAAGATCATACGAAAACAACTGTAAATAAGATGATTGCAGTAGCTAAGGAAATATCTGCAGATTCATTTGCGCCAGCTGGTGCAGGACTTGAAGTTGATACTTGCTATATTGCTGGAAGCGTCTTGGAAAAGCAGAGCTCCCTCAACTTATCTAGTGCAAATATAAGTGATCTAAGACCTTTATCTACCTTAAAAGGACTTACAGAGCTTGATATTAGCTATAACGAAATCATAAATCTTGCACCACTAAGTAATCTAAAGAATTTAGTCACACTTAATGCTAGTGGAAATAAGATTGCTGACTTAAATTACTTAAGCAATCTTATAAATCTTTCAAGACTTGAGCTAGCAGATAATGAAATAGTTATTAGCTCACCATTAAGTAAACTTGATAGAATCGACTTCTTAGATCTAAGAAACAATCATATTGATGTTGAGTGTCCTTTCTCAAACCCAGGAATATGTTTAATCGCTGATTATAGATATAACAACGAGTTTGTTCCTCTTAGCAGAGATCATCTAAATCTCCCTTCAAGATGGGGTCATAGGGTTTCAAAGCTAAAAAATGGTGATCTTATTGTTACTGGTGGATCCGTTGGGAGTCATGGAACGAGAATTGGAGTTCTTTCAAATTATGAAACAGAATTCTACTCTCATTCAAACTTGGTCAACCAAAGATCACATCATACGGCAACAGTTCTAGATAGTGATGAGGTTCTAATCACAGGTGGTTGGGGTGCTAATATGAGCGCAGAGATCTTTAATCACTCGACTCAGTCAGTAGCGACACTCCCATCAATGAATCACCCTAGAGTTGAGCATGCGGCCTTAAAACTAGATAATGGAGACGTTCTCATCACAGGAGGGTGGAAAGGTAGAAATCAATTTTGGACAGGTCGTGATTCTCAGGCCAATGCTGAATTATTTAATGCGAAGAAAATGAAGTTTGAAAGCATAGGCTCAATGAAGGTTCCTAGGGCCGCTCATACGATGACAAAACTAAATGATGGCAGAATTCTCATTGTGGGAGGATTTAAAGTTAATAGTGAATCTGAAGGTGAAGGACTTTCAAGTATAGAAATATATGATCCAAACTTTAAAAAGTTTATAAAGATTCCTTCAAGACTTAGAAATGCTAGAGGAAATCACACGGCAACAAAGTTAAAAGATGGTCGTGTCCTAATTGCAGGAGGATTCAGTAAAGAAAATAGCGCCGTAGCAACAATAGAGATCTTTAATCCAAGAACTCTTACAGTGGAATTACAAGAAACTTTAATGAATGAGCATAGAGCTAATCATCAAGCGGTTCTACTTCCTGATGGAAAGGTATTCTTAGTGGGCGGGCAAACGAAGTTTGCACCTAGTAGGAGTACTTCAGACGCTTGTGATACTTGTAGTAAAACTGCAGAGATCTATGACCCTTATACGAAGCTATCAACAAAGACTTCGTCTGAGATGAATGCGGCCAGAGCACAGTTTTCAGCAACACTTTCAAACGATAATAGAATAATTATTATTGGTGGCAAAGGTGATGATGCAAGATTTAGTGCATCTATGTTTGAGTTTTCTAAATTCTAG
- a CDS encoding Hint domain-containing protein: MNIKNLMTTLLLLSNVQAIAGGFVEYRCQNWGDNLTQPQAQQRWQWAMRCDPANKGILTTFKNYTAPGGAVRPAYPIYGLLDEENYLQGPTNPLSWFPPVSSGADCYIPENYDIVGFCAGGCYTADQMILSGNKEFAIKDMFDTKELRVTTLSSNSTLDGLKLKEGSVFSYSKSITSGSHDIVNIKTQSAKSLSVTLEHPLVLADGNYIAAQDLKVGSKLLNEFGEEEIIEELSINKVEGKVYNIRTNGEKETDRVIVAGGLLNGDLTIQQRKAKKANQVLLRKKLVRGELIK, from the coding sequence ATGAATATCAAAAATTTAATGACAACACTTTTACTACTTTCAAATGTTCAAGCAATTGCTGGAGGCTTTGTGGAATACAGATGCCAAAATTGGGGAGACAATCTTACTCAACCTCAGGCCCAACAAAGATGGCAATGGGCCATGAGATGTGATCCAGCAAATAAAGGAATTCTGACGACATTCAAGAACTATACAGCACCTGGTGGGGCCGTAAGACCTGCCTACCCTATTTATGGTCTTCTTGATGAAGAAAATTATCTGCAAGGACCTACAAATCCTTTAAGCTGGTTTCCACCTGTAAGTAGCGGTGCCGATTGTTACATTCCAGAAAATTACGACATTGTAGGCTTCTGTGCAGGTGGTTGCTATACGGCCGATCAGATGATTTTAAGTGGGAACAAAGAATTCGCTATAAAAGATATGTTCGATACAAAAGAGTTAAGAGTTACGACTCTTTCAAGTAACTCTACCCTAGACGGACTAAAGCTAAAAGAAGGTAGTGTCTTTTCGTATTCTAAGTCCATTACCTCAGGGTCTCACGACATCGTTAATATTAAAACACAATCTGCCAAAAGCTTATCTGTGACATTAGAGCATCCACTTGTTCTTGCAGATGGAAACTATATAGCAGCACAAGACTTAAAGGTTGGTTCAAAACTACTTAATGAGTTTGGTGAAGAGGAAATCATCGAAGAGCTTTCGATAAATAAGGTTGAAGGAAAGGTTTATAACATCAGAACAAATGGTGAAAAAGAAACAGACCGAGTTATTGTTGCCGGAGGATTACTCAATGGAGACCTAACTATTCAACAAAGAAAAGCTAAAAAGGCCAATCAAGTACTACTAAGAAAAAAATTAGTAAGAGGCGAATTAATCAAGTAA
- a CDS encoding integrase produces the protein MTLQFKTEYLAQIRQRYFNSSKKQKSIILDELCSVTGFHRKYAIKILSKGHMNTPKSSGRTKVYSDTSIFHLKRLWHLMGRMCSKKMVAAFPVWLNYYQGKGFGPYVKNELLLMSPATVDRYLRSYKAQFARRKRTGTIRGSKNFQNIIPLKIFEEKESVPGFIECDTVAHCGTSLSGKFAWSITVTDIYSGWTNNRAIFGKGADETLSGIIKIMQLTPYSIRSFNVDNGTEFLNRYFVEYFNGMKGVNLTRSRAYRKNDNCHVEQKNFTHVRETFGYERIDEENLIKYMNEIYQDYLNPLLNFFTPQLKLVEKYRVGSSYKRKYDKPKTPYHRLMESSALSQKQKYDLEREYMKYNPILLKKELGRKISHLNKYLKNKVRVSVVENNKNAHS, from the coding sequence ATGACCTTACAATTTAAAACCGAATACTTGGCCCAAATTCGACAGAGATATTTTAATTCGAGTAAAAAACAAAAATCTATAATATTAGACGAGCTGTGCTCAGTCACAGGCTTTCATCGAAAGTACGCTATTAAAATACTTTCTAAAGGCCATATGAACACTCCTAAGTCCTCTGGAAGAACAAAGGTATACTCTGACACTAGCATTTTTCATTTGAAGAGATTATGGCATCTCATGGGTCGAATGTGTTCCAAGAAGATGGTTGCTGCGTTTCCCGTATGGCTTAACTATTATCAAGGTAAAGGATTTGGCCCCTATGTTAAGAATGAACTCTTATTAATGAGTCCGGCCACTGTTGATAGATATCTTAGAAGCTATAAGGCCCAATTCGCAAGGAGAAAAAGAACTGGAACAATTCGTGGGTCAAAGAATTTTCAAAATATTATTCCCTTAAAAATTTTTGAAGAAAAAGAGAGTGTTCCTGGCTTTATTGAATGCGACACTGTTGCTCACTGTGGAACTTCCCTGTCTGGAAAATTTGCATGGTCAATTACTGTTACAGATATTTATTCAGGCTGGACAAATAATCGAGCGATTTTCGGAAAAGGTGCAGATGAGACGTTGAGTGGAATCATTAAAATTATGCAGCTCACACCCTACTCTATTAGGTCATTTAATGTAGACAATGGTACGGAGTTCTTAAACCGTTATTTTGTAGAATACTTCAACGGTATGAAAGGTGTAAACTTAACCCGATCTAGGGCCTATCGAAAAAATGACAACTGTCACGTTGAACAAAAGAATTTCACCCATGTTAGAGAGACGTTTGGATATGAACGAATCGACGAAGAAAATTTAATTAAATATATGAATGAAATTTATCAGGATTATTTAAACCCCCTTTTAAATTTTTTTACGCCACAACTTAAGCTTGTCGAAAAATATCGAGTAGGAAGTAGCTATAAAAGAAAGTATGATAAACCAAAAACTCCTTATCATAGGCTTATGGAATCAAGCGCATTATCACAAAAGCAAAAATATGACCTTGAGAGGGAATATATGAAATATAACCCAATTCTTCTTAAGAAGGAGTTGGGCCGAAAGATAAGCCACCTAAACAAATACTTAAAAAACAAGGTTCGTGTTTCCGTTGTTGAGAATAATAAAAACGCGCATAGTTGA